Proteins co-encoded in one Pseudomonadota bacterium genomic window:
- a CDS encoding PAS domain-containing protein codes for MPSPNQNGKIVFANQAYCDLHSIAPHEMIGKSYTELVTPKSLPVVRRLYERRMLGEDSDTVPFREIN; via the coding sequence TTGCCGAGTCCGAATCAAAATGGAAAAATAGTGTTTGCAAATCAGGCTTATTGCGATCTGCACAGTATTGCACCTCATGAGATGATAGGAAAGTCTTATACTGAACTGGTAACGCCGAAATCATTGCCTGTGGTGCGGCGGCTTTACGAAAGGAGAATGTTAGGCGAAGATTCTGATACAGTGCCCTTCAGGGAGATAAATTGA